TTTACAGGGTGATTCGTATCTTCGAATGGTTTTTAGTGATATTACCGGCCCTGTAATTGAAATACTGGTTATTACGGGATTATTTTACGCTGCATACGCCTCCAAAAACCAGGGACAACATGTGCAAATAGCATGGATACTGATGGGTGTCGCCTTCAGCTTTACTGCCCTGGGGGATATAACCTGGGCCATTTTGGAGTTGGTATTCAGTACCAATCCTTTCCCCTCGGTAGCCGACATTTTTTACCTGGCATTCTATCCTCTTTTTGCACTGGGAATCTACTTTATGCCCCGTGATAAATTCAGCTCCAGCGACCGCTATAAAATCATTCTAGAAATGGGGATCATCCTCCTAACCGTGGGCCTCCTTTTATGGGTTTTCCTAATAAGCCCCAACCTCACCAGCCAGGAAGAGTTTTTAACCATTTTCATATCTGTAATATACATTGTTTTCGATTTTGTCCTTCTCTTCGCCCTGATACGGCTCTTATACAGTAAATTTAAAGAAGAATACTACGGCCCTTTAATTCTTATCGGCCTGGGTATGATAGCCCTGATTATAACCGATTACATTTACTATCTGCAAACACTGCAGGGTACTTATGTTTCCGGGGGTTTGCTGGATTCCGGATGGATACTGAGTTATATGCTGGTGGGTTTAGCCGCGCTGCTGCAGATCACCGGTGAAAAATACCAGCTAATACCACCCTACCTCTCATTTATAAAAAAATCAAGTTTCACTTCTTATTTACCCCTTTTACTGGCACTGATATCATTCCTACTGTTAATATGGGCCAATGAAATCCAAGAGGAACCCAATATCCCGGTGATAGAACTGGTGGTGGGAATCATCATTTTAATGGTGCTTTTCCGCCAGTTCTTAACGGAAAGGGCTTTATCATCCAGTGAAAAAAACTACCGGGACCTGGTAGACAATTCACTAGTGGGAATTTATAAAACCAATATCTCAGGGGATATACTTTTTGCCAATGAATCCCTGGCCCAAATATTTAA
The nucleotide sequence above comes from Methanobacterium formicicum. Encoded proteins:
- a CDS encoding PAS domain-containing protein encodes the protein MNGKETISFKNATILAFAILISFTVVSLLLQGDSYLRMVFSDITGPVIEILVITGLFYAAYASKNQGQHVQIAWILMGVAFSFTALGDITWAILELVFSTNPFPSVADIFYLAFYPLFALGIYFMPRDKFSSSDRYKIILEMGIILLTVGLLLWVFLISPNLTSQEEFLTIFISVIYIVFDFVLLFALIRLLYSKFKEEYYGPLILIGLGMIALIITDYIYYLQTLQGTYVSGGLLDSGWILSYMLVGLAALLQITGEKYQLIPPYLSFIKKSSFTSYLPLLLALISFLLLIWANEIQEEPNIPVIELVVGIIILMVLFRQFLTERALSSSEKNYRDLVDNSLVGIYKTNISGDILFANESLAQIFKFSDVEELKSHQITEFYKNISARKEIIDKLRKEGSFAQYEVEMVSREGDTVNMLLSASLTGKVISGMLMDITLRKKAEKALQDSEEKYHTLFESNPTYTILVSLEGSILDVNSAASEFAGISSQELIGKNFPELQIFPNEEDIKFQRSKFLLALQGETIKPFQYQLIDYKGNYSWVESQLVPIKKDGEINSILVISKDITERKKAMDGLERMVDEKNILIKEIHHRVKNNM